One window from the genome of Micromonospora aurantiaca ATCC 27029 encodes:
- a CDS encoding thioesterase II family protein — MDDTQGSPQINRYRPVLPGVSSVGTRRLASAERWLVCGRSTPAAASRIYCLSHAGGSGSEFGRWSPPGQDIEIWGVRYPGRGTRLREKPYRRLDEMVAALLDGVDFVPPFGLFGHSMGGLVAFEVARVLRRQGRPGPDWLWVSACPAPHLARPEAPIHHLPDSEFLETVASRHGGMPAEVLQDQELAGIVLPYLRADHEMVESYVYRPDEPLACATHVLYATDDLVSIDRFEAWSSLTTRPPTFHRFTGGHFYINEYRESVLRLMSSVISEDQPPHVVRCPPPP; from the coding sequence ATGGATGACACTCAAGGTTCGCCTCAGATCAATCGATACCGGCCGGTTCTACCAGGGGTGTCGTCGGTCGGCACGCGCCGGCTAGCGAGTGCCGAGCGGTGGCTGGTATGCGGCAGATCGACGCCGGCGGCCGCCAGTCGGATCTACTGTCTGTCGCATGCCGGTGGCAGCGGCAGCGAGTTTGGTCGTTGGTCGCCGCCCGGGCAGGACATCGAGATTTGGGGCGTTCGCTACCCCGGCCGTGGCACTCGCCTGCGGGAGAAGCCGTACCGCCGACTGGACGAGATGGTGGCAGCCCTCCTCGACGGGGTCGACTTCGTGCCGCCGTTCGGGCTGTTCGGGCACAGCATGGGTGGGTTGGTCGCCTTTGAGGTGGCCCGCGTGCTCAGGCGGCAGGGACGTCCTGGCCCGGATTGGCTTTGGGTCTCGGCCTGCCCGGCACCGCACCTTGCCCGCCCGGAAGCGCCCATCCACCATTTGCCCGACAGCGAATTCCTCGAAACGGTGGCGAGCCGCCACGGGGGGATGCCCGCCGAAGTGTTGCAGGACCAGGAATTGGCCGGGATCGTCCTGCCGTACCTGCGGGCCGACCACGAGATGGTTGAGTCTTACGTCTACCGGCCAGACGAGCCCCTCGCCTGCGCGACCCACGTCCTCTATGCCACCGACGACCTTGTCTCGATCGACCGGTTCGAGGCTTGGTCGAGTCTGACGACTAGGCCGCCGACATTCCACCGGTTTACGGGCGGGCACTTCTACATCAATGAGTACAGGGAATCGGTGCTGCGACTCATGTCGAGCGTGATCTCCGAAGACCAACCACCCCACGTGGTCCGGTGCCCGCCCCCTCCCTGA
- a CDS encoding integrase core domain-containing protein, with protein sequence MWSESDNHGFVNEQDYLRSLKKDDSYTFTYQFEYIVKNHGNDNYDIGTANMVVRVEWNNSEAGYTIAYDVPELYKIDPAEGNSDAEGFYESDVYWRLMDDLGSKFRTLKCRPDFPDGFGSIQDARAHCRAFFTWYDTIHRHSGIGWHTPNDVHTATPSGCARSWPPPTPATPSGSYAPSHNRPLCPKPRGATRPRRTWLTQRVLNYSPPNWLISFVPRHPPWICGPDVAVGTVCPGHLDRFVWVWPAPPSGKPLLICL encoded by the coding sequence ATGTGGAGTGAGTCCGATAACCATGGCTTCGTAAACGAGCAGGACTATCTGCGGTCGCTCAAGAAAGACGACAGCTACACCTTCACGTATCAGTTCGAATACATCGTCAAGAACCACGGGAACGACAACTACGACATCGGCACTGCGAACATGGTTGTCCGCGTCGAGTGGAACAACTCTGAGGCGGGATACACCATCGCCTATGATGTCCCCGAGTTGTACAAGATCGATCCCGCCGAGGGAAACAGTGACGCTGAGGGCTTCTACGAGTCTGACGTGTACTGGCGATTGATGGACGACCTCGGGAGTAAGTTCAGGACGCTGAAGTGCCGGCCGGACTTCCCCGACGGTTTTGGATCCATCCAGGATGCCCGAGCCCACTGCCGGGCCTTTTTCACCTGGTACGACACGATCCACCGGCACTCAGGCATCGGCTGGCACACCCCGAACGACGTCCACACGGCCACGCCGAGCGGGTGCGCGAGGTCCTGGCCGCCGCCTACGCCCGCAACCCCGAGCGGTTCGTACGCGCCATCCCACAACCGCCCGCTCTGCCCGAAGCCGCGCGGAGCAACTAGGCCCAGGAGAACATGGCTCACTCAACGGGTCCTGAACTATTCGCCCCCGAACTGGTTGATATCTTTTGTTCCCCGGCACCCGCCGTGGATATGCGGACCTGATGTTGCAGTTGGTACCGTCTGCCCGGGCCATCTCGACAGGTTCGTCTGGGTATGGCCAGCCCCGCCAAGCGGCAAACCGCTGCTTATCTGCCTGTAG
- a CDS encoding non-ribosomal peptide synthetase, protein MQPEAASWERSGMAFQVVRWTNGQLSIWPVDRELPADWTPTGHQGTYATCLKQAEALGSTSAEPVAECMDSSTCDHPNLLTLFADSVARHGGRPAVSDAVRSLTYVQLDQASDAMAAALVGRGVQREDRVAVFLPRGVDVIIALLATLKAGGAYVPIDARLPDSRRDLMIKNSGARLVITTPGPQDGLAGLEAIAPLPPDLTGESPDHLPATSVMGCQAACVLFTSGSSGTPKAIVLEHRNLAYFAVNPALPQILPQDRVGHVSSLSFDAFNFEVWCSLAAGAEIVVLPTMPDLIGGDLQRELRRQRITAMLVPTMAVNHVVREDRESFSTLRLLHTGGDVILPSACRDLLSSSFRGHFHNLYGPTEGTTACTSYRVKTVLPDDTSVPIGAPLADAQIYVLDQNRYPVADGRTGELFVGGSGVARGYLGQPRLTAASFLPNPFHPGRMYATGDLARRREDGQLEFLGRIDDQVKVRGYRVEPREVERTLARLGGVLEVAVVAIGEGDGKHLVALVAGEEKMSLRKLREHATETMPEYMVPSAFAVVPKIPANDHGKRDTRQLADLARKELDRRRDTVPPRDAVESYLAKLWEELLDVEQVGVHDDFFALGGNSLLAFRVRRRVINDTGAPLDMQDVLSTTVLADLATIVRKRKASSGDHHF, encoded by the coding sequence ATGCAGCCTGAGGCCGCGAGCTGGGAACGCAGCGGAATGGCATTCCAGGTGGTGCGTTGGACGAACGGGCAGTTGAGTATCTGGCCGGTGGATCGGGAACTGCCCGCCGATTGGACGCCGACTGGTCACCAGGGAACGTATGCGACGTGCCTCAAACAGGCGGAGGCGCTGGGGTCGACCTCGGCCGAGCCTGTCGCCGAATGCATGGATTCCTCCACCTGCGATCACCCCAACCTGCTGACGTTGTTCGCCGACAGCGTTGCGCGTCACGGCGGCCGCCCGGCCGTGTCCGACGCCGTCCGCTCCCTCACGTACGTCCAACTGGACCAGGCGTCGGACGCGATGGCGGCGGCCCTGGTGGGCCGAGGCGTTCAGCGCGAGGACCGCGTGGCTGTATTCCTCCCCCGGGGCGTCGACGTGATCATCGCGCTGCTGGCCACGCTCAAGGCCGGCGGTGCATACGTCCCGATCGACGCCCGTTTGCCGGACTCGCGACGTGATCTCATGATCAAAAACAGCGGAGCGCGGCTCGTAATCACGACGCCCGGCCCACAGGACGGCCTCGCCGGACTGGAGGCGATAGCGCCGCTACCGCCGGATCTGACGGGCGAGAGTCCTGACCACTTGCCCGCTACTTCGGTGATGGGTTGCCAGGCCGCCTGCGTCCTCTTCACCTCGGGATCCTCGGGAACGCCAAAGGCCATCGTCCTGGAGCACCGCAATCTCGCATATTTCGCTGTAAATCCGGCGCTGCCCCAAATCCTTCCACAGGATCGGGTGGGACACGTGTCGAGTCTGTCGTTCGACGCGTTCAACTTCGAGGTCTGGTGCTCTTTGGCAGCGGGGGCGGAAATCGTCGTACTGCCCACCATGCCTGACCTGATCGGAGGAGATCTGCAACGCGAACTGCGCCGTCAACGGATCACCGCGATGCTGGTGCCCACCATGGCGGTCAACCATGTTGTACGCGAGGACCGGGAATCCTTCTCGACGTTGCGCCTCCTGCACACTGGCGGCGACGTTATCCTGCCCTCTGCGTGCCGTGACCTGCTGAGCAGCTCCTTTCGTGGTCACTTCCACAATCTGTATGGGCCAACCGAGGGCACGACCGCCTGCACCTCGTACCGGGTCAAGACCGTGCTGCCGGACGACACCAGCGTGCCCATCGGCGCTCCTTTGGCGGATGCACAGATCTACGTACTGGATCAGAACCGCTATCCGGTTGCCGATGGGAGGACCGGTGAGCTGTTCGTGGGAGGATCGGGGGTGGCCCGAGGATACCTCGGCCAGCCACGGCTCACCGCGGCCAGCTTCCTTCCGAATCCTTTCCACCCCGGCCGTATGTACGCGACGGGTGACTTGGCGCGGCGGCGTGAGGACGGGCAGCTAGAGTTCCTGGGCCGAATCGACGATCAAGTCAAGGTGCGGGGCTACCGCGTCGAGCCGAGGGAGGTGGAACGAACTCTCGCCCGCCTCGGCGGGGTGTTGGAGGTGGCGGTGGTCGCAATCGGGGAGGGCGACGGCAAGCATCTCGTGGCGCTCGTAGCGGGAGAGGAGAAGATGTCGCTGCGGAAGCTGCGCGAACATGCTACTGAGACTATGCCCGAGTACATGGTCCCCAGCGCCTTCGCCGTCGTCCCGAAGATCCCGGCGAACGATCACGGCAAGCGGGACACCCGGCAACTGGCGGACCTGGCGCGCAAGGAACTCGACCGGCGCCGAGACACCGTGCCACCGCGAGACGCGGTGGAATCTTACCTTGCCAAGCTTTGGGAGGAGTTGCTCGATGTCGAGCAGGTTGGGGTCCATGACGACTTCTTCGCGCTCGGTGGGAACTCGCTCCTGGCGTTCCGCGTCCGCCGCCGGGTCATCAATGACACCGGCGCGCCGCTCGATATGCAGGACGTCCTGAGTACGACGGTGCTCGCTGACCTCGCGACAATCGTTCGCAAGCGAAAGGCCTCTTCGGGTGACCATCACTTCTGA
- a CDS encoding IS5/IS1182 family transposase produces the protein MLSYPAAIPLSTRSLNHLAALIRTRRQQQRSRWRRLDPGRQALLALAHLRNGDTYTRLAAGFDIGVTTAWRYVREAIDLLAATADDLATAMTRIRLLAYAILDGTLIPIDRVANQKPYYSGKHKRHGVNVQVIADAAGRLVWASAALPASTHDLTAARTHGIIDALASTDVMTFADKGYQGAPGSVRTPFKRRRFRPKLSRRQKAVNRAHAKIRARGERAIATLKTWKILVKLRCCPRRATAIVQAILVLHRVEADRHAG, from the coding sequence GTGCTGTCTTACCCTGCCGCGATTCCGTTGTCCACCCGCAGCCTGAACCACCTCGCCGCCCTCATCCGAACCCGCCGCCAGCAGCAACGGTCTCGGTGGCGACGCCTCGACCCCGGCCGGCAAGCCCTGCTCGCCCTGGCCCACCTGCGCAACGGCGACACCTACACCCGCCTGGCCGCCGGATTCGACATCGGCGTCACGACCGCCTGGCGTTATGTCCGCGAGGCCATCGACCTGCTCGCCGCGACCGCCGACGACCTGGCCACGGCCATGACCAGGATCCGTCTGCTCGCCTACGCAATCCTCGACGGCACCCTGATCCCGATCGACCGGGTCGCCAACCAGAAGCCGTACTACTCCGGAAAACACAAGCGTCACGGCGTGAACGTGCAGGTCATCGCCGACGCGGCCGGGCGTCTCGTCTGGGCCTCGGCCGCGCTGCCCGCCTCGACGCACGACCTGACCGCCGCCCGCACCCACGGCATCATCGACGCCCTGGCCAGCACCGACGTGATGACCTTCGCGGACAAGGGCTATCAAGGCGCCCCCGGCAGCGTGCGCACCCCGTTCAAGCGGCGCCGCTTCCGGCCGAAGCTGTCACGCCGGCAGAAGGCCGTCAACCGAGCGCACGCGAAGATCCGCGCCCGCGGCGAACGCGCGATCGCCACCCTCAAGACCTGGAAAATCCTGGTCAAGCTGCGCTGCTGCCCACGCCGAGCGACCGCGATCGTGCAGGCCATCCTCGTCCTGCACCGCGTCGAAGCCGACCGCCACGCAGGATGA
- a CDS encoding cytochrome P450 has protein sequence MFDLLREHDPVHWHGLPDGGGFWALTRYAEVSASYLDHATFLSSGGAMLGGSYRSEADTAAGRMLVSTDPPRHRLLRQQMHRAFSSEMVARVARQVESLVEAAVDRAIADGGCDFATDIGPELPAGALMVMMDIGHQDARALIDMTRRMVGYRDPGYVDQTGDERLRLAAIQMEIFEFFDELLASRRGRPGPDVISILAAAELNGRRLSEEEVLYNCMNVAVGGNETTSHTASSGLVALAEHPEQYQRLSDDAHLLDAAINEILRWSSTNAYVLRIAGRDTELAGRTIRRGDPVTLWNVSANRDSEQFPDPHRFDVARTPNKHLSYGNGIHRCIGAMLGHVELSILFKTLIDNRIEWEIDGKLERMRSNFILGINHLPVRMRRL, from the coding sequence ATGTTCGACCTGCTGAGAGAACACGACCCGGTCCACTGGCACGGATTGCCTGACGGGGGTGGCTTCTGGGCGCTGACCCGGTATGCCGAGGTGTCCGCGAGCTACCTGGACCACGCCACCTTTTTGTCGTCCGGCGGGGCCATGCTAGGCGGCTCCTACCGCAGTGAAGCGGACACGGCGGCGGGCCGGATGCTGGTCTCGACTGACCCGCCGCGGCACCGTCTGCTGCGCCAGCAGATGCACCGCGCGTTCTCCTCCGAGATGGTCGCCCGAGTCGCCCGACAGGTCGAGAGCCTCGTGGAAGCAGCCGTCGACCGCGCGATCGCGGATGGGGGCTGCGACTTCGCGACCGACATCGGGCCGGAGCTGCCGGCCGGGGCGCTTATGGTCATGATGGACATCGGCCACCAAGACGCACGCGCGCTGATCGACATGACCAGACGCATGGTCGGTTACCGGGACCCGGGCTACGTCGATCAGACCGGCGACGAGCGCCTGCGACTCGCCGCAATCCAGATGGAGATCTTCGAGTTCTTCGATGAGCTGCTCGCCTCCCGGCGAGGGCGACCCGGGCCGGACGTTATCAGCATCCTGGCCGCCGCCGAGCTAAACGGTCGCCGTTTGTCAGAGGAGGAGGTGCTCTACAACTGCATGAACGTCGCGGTTGGGGGCAATGAGACAACCTCGCACACCGCCTCGTCCGGCCTGGTCGCATTGGCCGAGCACCCTGAGCAGTATCAACGTTTGTCGGACGACGCTCATTTGTTGGACGCCGCGATCAATGAGATCCTGAGGTGGAGTTCCACAAACGCGTACGTGCTACGAATCGCTGGCCGGGACACCGAACTGGCCGGCCGCACCATCCGACGGGGGGACCCGGTCACGCTGTGGAACGTGTCCGCCAACCGTGATTCGGAGCAGTTTCCCGACCCGCACCGTTTCGATGTTGCCCGTACACCGAACAAGCATCTGTCGTACGGCAACGGCATCCACCGATGTATCGGTGCCATGCTGGGTCATGTGGAACTGTCGATTCTCTTCAAGACACTGATCGACAACCGGATCGAGTGGGAAATAGATGGGAAGTTGGAACGGATGCGCTCCAACTTCATCCTCGGCATTAACCACCTACCCGTCCGGATGCGTCGCTTGTAG
- the gntD gene encoding guanitoxin biosynthesis L-enduracididine beta-hydroxylase GntD yields MKTLDRIAQYTLSSAEIDEIVGYSRMLCDEPIPPTDPRFCDKHWDLHLHLPEGVRRFLEWFRRTEAAAACLVKGFPVPEDQVGLTPPTWEEALLDRPVLNHDIFIAMCGLALGDPFTWSTLQNASMIQNIVPIRGDERRQNGHSSEVLLEFHTEDGFHPARCDYLMLFGVRNNDEVPTYLASIGDVELSDAVRSVLSQPRFHIFPDDEHVRQLQRRHPDHPALARALELQRAPEAVAVLFGDRLNPYLRIDRPFMRCAEGDVEAERALDALMAELKRHQQSVVVERGTLLVVDNYRAVHGRKAFRSRYDGSDRWLKRMIVSRNLRKAEGDRGPSSYRVLF; encoded by the coding sequence ATGAAGACCCTGGACAGGATCGCTCAGTACACGCTGTCGTCGGCCGAGATCGATGAGATCGTTGGGTACTCGCGCATGTTGTGCGACGAGCCGATCCCGCCGACCGACCCGCGCTTCTGCGACAAGCACTGGGACCTTCACCTGCATCTTCCTGAGGGAGTACGCCGGTTCCTGGAGTGGTTTCGCCGGACAGAGGCGGCCGCGGCTTGCTTGGTCAAAGGTTTCCCTGTGCCGGAGGACCAGGTTGGTCTGACCCCGCCGACGTGGGAGGAGGCACTTCTCGACCGCCCGGTCCTCAACCACGACATCTTCATCGCGATGTGCGGCTTGGCACTGGGGGATCCGTTCACATGGTCGACCCTGCAGAACGCTTCCATGATCCAAAACATCGTCCCGATCCGAGGCGACGAGCGACGGCAGAACGGGCACAGCAGCGAGGTGCTACTGGAGTTCCACACCGAGGACGGCTTCCACCCCGCACGCTGTGACTACCTGATGCTCTTTGGTGTCCGCAACAACGACGAGGTCCCGACGTACTTGGCCTCCATCGGCGACGTGGAGCTTTCCGACGCGGTTCGGAGCGTGCTGTCACAGCCACGCTTCCACATATTCCCCGACGACGAGCACGTGCGGCAGTTGCAGCGCCGGCACCCGGACCATCCGGCGCTCGCGCGGGCCTTGGAGCTCCAGCGGGCTCCGGAGGCGGTCGCAGTCCTCTTCGGTGACCGACTCAATCCGTACCTGCGGATCGACCGGCCGTTCATGCGCTGTGCTGAGGGCGACGTGGAAGCTGAGAGGGCGCTCGACGCTCTTATGGCGGAACTGAAGCGGCACCAGCAGTCGGTTGTCGTAGAGCGTGGGACCCTCCTGGTTGTCGACAACTACCGAGCCGTGCACGGGAGAAAAGCGTTCCGCTCTCGGTATGACGGCAGCGACCGATGGTTGAAGCGCATGATCGTCAGCCGTAACTTGCGGAAGGCCGAGGGCGATCGGGGGCCGTCGAGCTACCGGGTGCTGTTCTGA
- a CDS encoding MFS transporter yields MSASIRESVLPLGVRDYRNLFFANMASFLGDQVVPVALAFAVLQVTGSASALGIVLLSRTVPMALFVLTGGVWADRLPRQLIMVGSDAVRFVSQGIFAALIFANHAPMWAMVVLQAVHGTATAFYRPASSGLLAQVLPRELRQRGVGLMYSMAGLTHVAGPAIAGVLLAVTSPAWALAIDAASFAVSAFLLTRVSPAERGPAKERQSFVRDLAEGWNEVISRSWLRSWILNFALFQFALLAVFWVLGPVVAKTSLGGGTAWAIMSASVGMGSLLGSLVAVRWHPKRPLVAVGGSLLLSPAVLLGLAAPAPVYALAGMSFLFGAVIAFADAIWESVMQNHVPERVLSRVIAYDYLGSTVLRPIGLAVVGSVAATITTQVTLVGASVLYLAVTLAALAMPITWTLSSHAPLQPEEAMASADLVETQPHVGPVSGTSHAAPALGERGR; encoded by the coding sequence ATGTCAGCCTCCATCAGGGAGTCTGTCCTACCGCTAGGAGTGCGGGACTACCGCAACCTTTTCTTCGCGAACATGGCTTCATTCCTCGGTGACCAGGTCGTTCCGGTAGCACTCGCCTTCGCGGTACTGCAGGTCACCGGCTCCGCCTCCGCCCTGGGAATCGTCCTCCTGTCGCGGACGGTGCCCATGGCGCTGTTCGTCCTGACCGGCGGCGTATGGGCTGACCGACTGCCCCGTCAGCTGATCATGGTCGGCTCCGACGCGGTGCGATTCGTCAGCCAGGGCATCTTCGCGGCGCTCATCTTCGCCAACCATGCGCCCATGTGGGCCATGGTGGTCCTCCAAGCCGTTCACGGCACGGCGACCGCCTTTTACCGGCCAGCGTCGAGTGGCCTGTTAGCACAGGTGCTGCCCCGGGAGCTGCGTCAGCGGGGTGTCGGCCTTATGTACTCGATGGCAGGCCTGACCCACGTGGCCGGCCCGGCGATCGCCGGTGTACTCCTCGCGGTAACCAGTCCCGCATGGGCACTTGCCATCGATGCAGCGTCGTTCGCGGTCAGTGCTTTCCTGCTCACTCGTGTCAGTCCCGCAGAGCGAGGGCCTGCGAAGGAGCGCCAGAGCTTCGTGCGGGACCTGGCGGAGGGCTGGAACGAGGTAATCTCCCGGTCATGGCTGCGTTCCTGGATCCTGAACTTCGCGCTGTTCCAGTTCGCGCTTCTCGCCGTCTTCTGGGTGCTCGGCCCAGTCGTCGCTAAGACCTCCCTGGGTGGCGGGACCGCGTGGGCGATCATGTCGGCCTCCGTGGGTATGGGGTCGCTCCTGGGCAGTCTCGTCGCGGTGCGGTGGCATCCAAAGCGGCCACTGGTCGCGGTCGGCGGGTCGCTGCTGCTTTCACCGGCCGTGCTGCTGGGGCTCGCGGCGCCGGCACCGGTCTATGCCCTCGCTGGCATGTCGTTCCTCTTTGGTGCCGTGATAGCCTTCGCCGACGCGATTTGGGAAAGCGTGATGCAGAACCACGTGCCCGAACGTGTGCTATCGCGGGTCATCGCCTACGACTATCTCGGCTCCACCGTCCTGCGGCCCATCGGGCTGGCCGTCGTTGGTTCGGTCGCGGCGACGATCACCACGCAGGTTACGCTCGTCGGTGCCTCGGTCCTCTATCTGGCCGTGACGCTGGCCGCGCTCGCCATGCCGATCACCTGGACGCTTTCCTCGCACGCCCCATTGCAGCCAGAGGAGGCGATGGCGTCGGCCGATCTTGTAGAGACGCAGCCGCATGTTGGCCCCGTAAGCGGCACGAGCCACGCGGCGCCGGCATTGGGGGAGAGAGGAAGATGA
- a CDS encoding ATP-grasp domain-containing protein, which yields MTDVLPTVVVVYDIGAATPLEILSAAAGTCDVLFLYDRSRPEAAPGVEFIRELADGLDATGRTVDELADMLRERRPAGIVTFSEYALRLTCQLGERLSLRGHDLATLDRLTRKSLQREALASAGVDGLAFRLVRSVEEATAALDEIGFPAVLKPSTGTHSRDTFRLDSAEDWHNLARSIDLSEDFVVEELLVGDRRWTGEGWGDHVSVEYASFDGDHQHIVTLGKFPLAEPFRETGDFFPSTLDEPARQQVRSLVAAALTAVGVRDGVTHTEVKFTATGPRIIEINGRLGGGTADIVRKAGALNPITIALQIALNYRPQPDCPDKSEEVVFEMSLLSPLERVRVESIGGLDAVRALEGIDRVVAVARPGSIVDWRDGSVSQLCTVFGRIHGHPALARLRRDIHKTLDVTFSPGAAW from the coding sequence ATGACGGACGTGCTGCCGACGGTTGTCGTCGTGTACGACATCGGCGCGGCGACGCCACTGGAAATCCTGTCGGCGGCCGCTGGCACCTGCGATGTTCTCTTCCTGTACGACCGCAGCCGACCTGAGGCGGCACCCGGCGTAGAGTTCATCCGGGAACTCGCCGACGGTCTCGACGCCACTGGCCGTACCGTGGACGAGCTCGCCGATATGCTGCGTGAGCGACGGCCGGCCGGCATTGTTACCTTCAGCGAGTACGCGCTACGACTGACCTGCCAGCTCGGAGAGCGGCTCTCCCTGCGCGGCCACGATCTCGCCACCCTGGACCGGCTGACCCGCAAGTCGCTGCAGCGGGAGGCCCTCGCCAGCGCCGGCGTGGACGGCCTGGCGTTTCGTCTCGTCCGCTCCGTGGAGGAGGCCACCGCCGCGCTCGATGAGATCGGCTTCCCGGCCGTGCTGAAGCCGTCAACTGGCACGCACAGCCGGGATACCTTTCGTCTCGACTCCGCCGAGGACTGGCATAACCTCGCCCGCTCCATCGACCTCTCAGAGGACTTCGTCGTCGAGGAGCTGCTGGTGGGCGACCGGCGGTGGACGGGCGAAGGGTGGGGTGACCACGTCTCGGTGGAGTACGCCAGTTTCGATGGCGACCATCAGCACATCGTCACCCTCGGAAAGTTTCCGCTGGCCGAGCCGTTTCGTGAGACGGGCGACTTCTTCCCGTCCACCCTCGACGAGCCTGCCCGCCAACAGGTCCGAAGCCTGGTCGCGGCTGCGCTCACCGCGGTCGGCGTGCGCGACGGGGTAACCCACACGGAGGTCAAGTTCACCGCGACGGGTCCGCGGATCATCGAGATCAACGGCCGCTTGGGCGGCGGCACCGCCGACATTGTCCGCAAGGCAGGCGCGCTGAACCCGATCACCATCGCCCTTCAGATCGCACTCAACTACCGACCGCAGCCCGACTGTCCCGACAAGTCGGAGGAGGTGGTCTTCGAGATGAGCCTCCTATCCCCGCTGGAGAGGGTGAGGGTCGAATCGATCGGAGGGCTCGATGCAGTCCGCGCCCTCGAGGGGATCGACCGTGTGGTCGCCGTTGCCCGTCCGGGATCGATCGTCGACTGGCGCGACGGCTCGGTGAGCCAGCTTTGCACGGTATTCGGCCGGATCCACGGGCACCCGGCACTGGCCCGGCTGCGGCGGGACATCCACAAAACCCTGGACGTAACCTTTTCGCCCGGCGCCGCATGGTGA